Genomic window (Gammaproteobacteria bacterium):
CGCATCGTCAGGGATGCAGACCGCTGCTCCTCGTGCACGAAGGCCACGCCGTATGCGGCGTAGAGCTGCGCGGCGGCCTCCAGGTAGCGAGGGTTGTCGGGCTCGCTGCGAACCAGGGCATCCAGCAGGATCAGATAGGCCGGAGTGCCCTCGCGCACCAGTTCGGGATCGTCCTGATTGAGTATGGCCTGCGACAGGCCGTCCGCGAACCGTGTCGTCGCCGCCCCGGCAAGTGCGGCGCAGCCGACCGGACCCATGGCAGGCAATGCGCCTGCCAGGATCAGCAGCAACGCGCCGGCCGGCCTGCGGCGGCTCTGCCACAAGCCCTGGCCGAAGCCAGGCAGGATTCCGACCATCGGGCAGTCGCCCCGGTCAGACTCGTTCCTTGATACGGGCAGACTTGCCGCTGCGCTCGCGCAGGAAATACAGCTTGCCGCGCCTGACGTCACCGCGACGCTTGACCTTGATTTCCGCGACCCCCGGGCTGTAGGTGGGGAAGACGCGCTCGACGCCTTCGCCATGGGAAATCTTGCGCACCGTGAACGAGGAGTTGGCGCCGCGGTTGCGCTTGGCGATCACCACACCCTCGTAGGCCTGCAGGCGCTCGCGCCCGCCCTCCTTCACCCGCACCTGCACGACGACCGTGTCGCCGGGTGCGAACTCGGGAACCTGCCGCTGCATGAGTTCGGCTTCAAGCTGTTGCATGATCTTGCTCATCGTCTTTCACCTTCGTCGTGCTGCGCAGCCGCTCACGGCTCCGCTTCGTTGAATTTGCTCAATCTCCGCCAGGAGTCCGGTCGTGCTCGGCGAGAAACTCCCCGAGCAAACCCTGCTCCTCATCCGTCAGCTGCCTGCCCCGCAGCAGGTCTGGGCGACGCAACTGCGTGCGTCCCAATGCCTGCTTCAGACGCCATCTGCGGATGGCCTCGTGATTGCCTTCGACCAGGACCGCCGGCACCCGCCGACCGTCATCGAGCACCTCCGGTCGCGTGTAGTGCGGAAAGTCCAGGAGATGCCCGCCGAACGAATCCGCCTCCGCGGAGCCTTCGTCCCCCAGTGTCCCGGGCAGCAGCCTGACGATCGCGTCGATCACCGCCATGGCCGCCACCTCGCCGCCACTGAGCACAAAGTCACCCAGCGAAATTTCACAGTCCGCCTCCGCCTCCACCAGGCGCTCGTCGAACCCCTCGTAACGCCCGCAGACCAGGACCAGACCAGGCCACGAGCCCATTTCACGTGCCATGGCCTGGTCGAACCGCCGACCCTGCGGTCCCAGGAAGGCGACCCTGGCTCCGGCCGGCAATTCGGCCCGTGCTGCCTGAATCGCATCCCGCCACGGCGCGACCTTCAGCACCATGCCCGGACCACCCCCGTAGGGGCGATCATCGACGCAACGGTGCGGGCCCTCCGCGAAGTCCCGGGGGTTGATGCAGGCAACCTCCGCTATTCCGCCGGACAATGCCCGGCCGCAAACGCCAAAACCCGCTACCGCGGCCACCATGTCAGGAAACAGCGTCACCACGCGGACCCGCATCGCCATCAGCCCGCCGTCTCAGAAATCAGCGTCCCAGTCGACTTCCATCGTGCCGGCGGCGAGGTCGACCGTCTTCACCACCGTAGCCAGGAAGGGCACCAGCCGCCGGCGCTCCCCCCTGACCACCAGGACGTCATTGGCGCCCGTGTCCATGATGTCCTCGACCCGGCCCAGTTCCCTGCCGTCCCTGTCGCATACCCGCAGTCCGATCAGGTCGGAGCAGTAGTACTCGCCCTCGGCGGTTCGGCCGAATCGTCCGCGTGGCACACGGATGGCCGAGCCGATCAGGGCACGGGCCCGGTCACGGTCATCGATACCAGCCAGGCGGGCGATGATTCCTCGCCCGTGCATGGCTCCATCCAGCACCGCGTACTCCCCCTGCTGGCCGTCTCCGACCAGCCAGGGACCATACCCCAGGATGTTTTCCGGCGGGTCGGTGTACGAATAGATCCTGACCCAGCCCTTGACTCCGAAGATGCCCGAAATTCGTCCGACCAGAACCTGCGCTTCCGCGGCCTCGGCCGGCTTGTCCACCAGGTTACCCTGCGCGGAGCTTGCGTATTCCGCGCCGCACTCAGGCGGCTGCGGCCCCCGTCGCGGCCTGCTGGGCCGCACGGTAATCATCCAGCAGTCCGGAAACACGGGCCGAGAGCTGCGCACCCTGGCCTGTCCAGTACTCGACGCGGGCCAGGTCGATCTGCAACGCCGTATCGCGGCCGGTCGCAATCGGATTGAAGAACCCGAGCCGCTCCAGGTACCGCCCATCGCGCCGGTTGCGATGATCGGTCGCGACGATGTGATAGAAGGGCCGCTTGGTCGTGCCGCCGCGGCTCAGTCGAATGGTCACCATGCTCAGTCTCTTCCTCTGGTTTTCGCTGCGCCGGCGATGCCTGACTCCAGGGATCTGACGCTCGCGTAAACGGTGGATTTTACGGGAATCTCCCGCCCGCTGCACAGCCTATCGCGAATAAATCCCGAGTCAGTGGCCGGTGAACCGCCCGGGCCCGCCCGGCATGTTGCGCAGGGCCTTCTGCAGGCCGCCCCTGGAGAATCGCTTCATCACTTTCTGCATCTGCTCATGCTGCTTCAGCAGGCGGTTGACATCCGGTACGCCAACCCCCGCGCCGCGCGCAATGCGCTGGCGACGCGACCCATTGATACTCTTGGGAAAACGGCGCTCCGTCGG
Coding sequences:
- the rplS gene encoding 50S ribosomal protein L19 translates to MSKIMQQLEAELMQRQVPEFAPGDTVVVQVRVKEGGRERLQAYEGVVIAKRNRGANSSFTVRKISHGEGVERVFPTYSPGVAEIKVKRRGDVRRGKLYFLRERSGKSARIKERV
- the trmD gene encoding tRNA (guanosine(37)-N1)-methyltransferase TrmD, which codes for MRVRVVTLFPDMVAAVAGFGVCGRALSGGIAEVACINPRDFAEGPHRCVDDRPYGGGPGMVLKVAPWRDAIQAARAELPAGARVAFLGPQGRRFDQAMAREMGSWPGLVLVCGRYEGFDERLVEAEADCEISLGDFVLSGGEVAAMAVIDAIVRLLPGTLGDEGSAEADSFGGHLLDFPHYTRPEVLDDGRRVPAVLVEGNHEAIRRWRLKQALGRTQLRRPDLLRGRQLTDEEQGLLGEFLAEHDRTPGGD
- the rimM gene encoding ribosome maturation factor RimM, with the protein product MDKPAEAAEAQVLVGRISGIFGVKGWVRIYSYTDPPENILGYGPWLVGDGQQGEYAVLDGAMHGRGIIARLAGIDDRDRARALIGSAIRVPRGRFGRTAEGEYYCSDLIGLRVCDRDGRELGRVEDIMDTGANDVLVVRGERRRLVPFLATVVKTVDLAAGTMEVDWDADF
- the rpsP gene encoding 30S ribosomal protein S16, producing MVTIRLSRGGTTKRPFYHIVATDHRNRRDGRYLERLGFFNPIATGRDTALQIDLARVEYWTGQGAQLSARVSGLLDDYRAAQQAATGAAAA